From one Bordetella genomosp. 9 genomic stretch:
- a CDS encoding Bug family tripartite tricarboxylate transporter substrate binding protein — MKTAGLKRLVGLWLTVLTPALAHAAWPEKPVTLIVPAAPGGSTDILARELAADLSQAYGQSFLVENRSGAGGNIGTGIVAKAKPDGYTLLIGAMTNHVVNPTLIPSTPFKGVDDFTPIAYLANVLTTVVVNPSLPVHNIKELVDYAKEHPGKIDYATGGTGSTNHLGVLLLERLAGIKMAHVPYRSGAPAILSTVSGETKLNISAGTQTLPHVRAGKLRLLAVTEGQRSELLPDTPTVGETVPGYEMTIWYGAFGPKGTPPDIVASLNAAMNKTFMKPDIKKRMLDMGVVPVEMTPDQFAQVLRRDDAKYSKLIKELGITVE; from the coding sequence ATGAAGACAGCCGGATTGAAGCGGCTGGTCGGCCTATGGCTGACCGTACTGACACCTGCCCTGGCGCACGCCGCCTGGCCCGAGAAACCCGTCACCCTCATCGTGCCGGCGGCCCCAGGCGGATCGACCGATATCCTGGCCCGCGAACTGGCGGCCGACCTGTCGCAGGCCTACGGGCAGTCCTTCTTGGTGGAAAACCGTTCCGGCGCGGGCGGCAACATCGGCACCGGCATCGTGGCGAAGGCCAAGCCGGACGGCTATACGCTGCTGATCGGCGCCATGACCAACCACGTCGTCAATCCGACGCTGATTCCGTCGACGCCATTCAAGGGCGTCGACGACTTCACACCCATCGCCTACCTGGCCAATGTGCTGACCACCGTGGTGGTCAACCCCAGCTTGCCGGTACACAACATCAAGGAGCTGGTCGACTACGCCAAGGAGCACCCAGGCAAAATCGACTACGCCACCGGCGGCACCGGGAGCACCAACCATCTCGGCGTGTTGCTGCTCGAACGGCTTGCGGGCATCAAGATGGCGCACGTGCCTTACCGCAGCGGGGCGCCCGCGATCCTGTCGACCGTCAGCGGCGAAACCAAGTTGAACATCAGCGCGGGCACGCAGACTTTGCCGCACGTTCGGGCGGGCAAGCTTCGTCTGCTCGCGGTGACCGAGGGCCAGCGTTCGGAACTGCTGCCCGATACGCCGACGGTAGGCGAGACCGTCCCCGGCTATGAGATGACCATCTGGTACGGCGCCTTCGGCCCCAAGGGCACGCCGCCCGACATCGTGGCCAGCCTGAATGCCGCCATGAACAAGACCTTCATGAAGCCGGATATCAAGAAACGCATGCTGGACATGGGCGTGGTACCGGTCGAGATGACCCCGGACCAGTTCGCCCAGGTACTGCGACGTGACGATGCGAAGTATTCCAAGCTGATCAAGGAGCTTGGCATCACCGTCGAGTGA